A single region of the Prochlorococcus marinus str. MIT 0917 genome encodes:
- a CDS encoding metal ABC transporter permease, producing the protein MSFLNTNWWIIPLLITSFSGILCPAMGTVLITHKRLLQVNLISHCVLPGLALAMALGLDPSIGGVISGLVGAIAAESLTNRKNQNYEAVMNTILAGSMGLGVLLIPLLGIRIDLEAVLFGDLLTANLSDLLRTLIAFSVFICLMLFGYDKLVHIGLDPEGAASSGVNVSFLNLALGFTTALVIVSSMSAVGVILVIALLSTPTLLGLQKARSLWIAMIRSSIFGLILSLIGFSLAMILNLPPGPLISVLCVISLILLPNNR; encoded by the coding sequence ATGTCTTTTTTAAATACAAATTGGTGGATAATTCCTCTTTTGATAACTTCCTTTTCAGGAATACTTTGCCCTGCCATGGGCACTGTATTGATCACTCATAAAAGGCTTCTTCAAGTTAATTTGATTTCGCATTGTGTTTTGCCAGGTCTAGCTTTGGCTATGGCGCTTGGTTTGGATCCTTCTATTGGTGGAGTCATCAGCGGCTTGGTAGGAGCTATTGCAGCAGAGAGCTTGACAAATAGAAAAAATCAAAATTATGAAGCGGTTATGAATACAATTCTTGCTGGTTCGATGGGACTCGGTGTTTTGCTTATACCTCTACTGGGTATCAGGATTGATTTGGAGGCTGTTTTATTTGGAGATTTATTAACTGCAAATTTGAGTGATCTGCTAAGAACTTTGATCGCTTTCTCGGTATTTATTTGTTTGATGCTTTTTGGTTACGACAAGCTTGTTCATATTGGTCTTGATCCAGAAGGAGCTGCCTCAAGTGGAGTTAATGTATCTTTTTTAAATTTGGCTCTTGGTTTTACTACGGCACTTGTCATTGTGAGTTCAATGTCTGCAGTGGGAGTCATTCTTGTGATTGCGTTACTTTCAACCCCAACTTTGTTGGGATTACAGAAAGCAAGATCTTTATGGATTGCAATGATTAGATCATCCATATTTGGCTTAATTTTATCGCTTATAGGTTTTTCTCTAGCTATGATTTTGAATTTGCCTCCTGGACCTTTGATTAGTGTTCTTTGTGTGATTTCATTAATTTTGCTACCAAATAATAGATAG
- the folE gene encoding GTP cyclohydrolase I: MTSTAPNENVKDNLKDQISCKLVSEIIRERIQAHGARFHANDNISDFIQPGELETLEREVATRVRDLLKTLLIDVDNDHNTQETAERVSRMYLNEVFKGRYHPQPKVTNFPNDRNLDEIYTLGPITVRSACSHHFVPILGDCWIGIKPGEKVIGISKFARVADWVFSRPHIQEEAVMILADEIERLCEPKGLAILVKAQHYCMKWRGVKEPETSMINSIVRGDFRHDASLKQEFFELVKQQSNFGKNY, translated from the coding sequence ATGACTTCTACTGCTCCTAATGAGAATGTAAAGGATAATTTAAAAGATCAAATTTCTTGCAAATTAGTCTCAGAAATAATTCGCGAACGTATACAAGCCCATGGAGCTAGATTCCATGCAAATGATAATATTTCCGATTTCATTCAGCCAGGAGAACTAGAAACTCTTGAAAGAGAAGTTGCAACTAGGGTGAGAGATTTACTGAAAACTTTATTGATTGATGTTGATAATGACCACAACACTCAAGAAACTGCAGAACGCGTTTCAAGAATGTATCTAAACGAGGTATTCAAAGGCAGATATCACCCTCAACCTAAAGTTACTAATTTCCCCAACGATAGAAATTTAGATGAGATTTATACACTTGGGCCAATAACAGTTCGATCTGCTTGTTCTCATCACTTTGTCCCAATTCTTGGAGATTGCTGGATAGGAATAAAACCTGGAGAGAAAGTTATTGGAATATCGAAGTTTGCAAGAGTAGCTGATTGGGTTTTTTCTAGGCCACACATTCAAGAAGAAGCCGTAATGATTCTTGCTGATGAAATAGAACGTTTGTGCGAACCTAAAGGCCTAGCAATACTTGTTAAAGCTCAACATTATTGTATGAAATGGAGAGGAGTAAAAGAACCTGAAACTAGCATGATCAACTCAATCGTTAGGGGTGATTTTCGCCATGATGCAAGCTTGAAGCAGGAGTTCTTCGAACTTGTTAAACAGCAGTCAAACTTCGGTAAAAATTACTAA
- a CDS encoding ABC transporter ATP-binding protein: protein MSSLIAENVTYSYSSKIKPALSEVSLKLEPGTLTALVGPNGAGKSTLLSLLQGNSKPDKGKITVGGKPLINDRSQIALMPQRGKLNWNFPITVEGLVSLGRVNHSKSTCCELEAALQRVGISHLAKRRLDALSGGQQQRALLAKTLMNPAKIFLLDEPCSAFDPPAKEDFLLIIRQLADSGFTVFVSSHDWGTSLNAYDKVVALDKIILASGSPQEVQEKLSSINYLRWKL from the coding sequence ATGTCTAGTTTGATTGCTGAAAATGTGACATATTCCTATTCCAGTAAAATCAAACCTGCTTTAAGTGAGGTTTCTCTAAAGCTGGAGCCAGGTACTTTGACTGCTCTTGTTGGTCCCAATGGTGCAGGAAAGTCCACATTATTAAGCTTGCTTCAAGGAAACAGCAAACCAGATAAAGGAAAAATCACTGTTGGAGGGAAACCATTAATTAATGATCGATCTCAAATTGCTTTAATGCCTCAAAGAGGAAAGCTGAATTGGAATTTTCCTATCACAGTTGAAGGATTAGTTTCCTTAGGTCGAGTAAATCATTCCAAATCGACTTGTTGTGAATTAGAAGCTGCTCTTCAACGTGTTGGAATATCTCATTTAGCAAAAAGGAGACTTGATGCTTTGTCTGGTGGTCAGCAACAAAGAGCATTACTTGCAAAAACATTAATGAATCCAGCCAAAATTTTTCTTCTTGATGAACCTTGCTCCGCCTTTGATCCTCCCGCTAAAGAAGATTTCCTGTTAATCATTCGTCAGCTAGCTGATTCGGGATTCACTGTCTTTGTTAGTAGTCACGACTGGGGAACATCTTTAAATGCCTATGACAAGGTTGTTGCTTTAGATAAAATTATTTTGGCTTCTGGCAGCCCTCAGGAAGTTCAAGAAAAACTTAGTTCAATTAATTATTTGAGGTGGAAGTTATAG
- a CDS encoding DUF3721 domain-containing protein, with translation MSFSLMGCSGNSQTNGTTALFETKAEAEKAAKNFNCTGAHKMGDKWMPCKSHTDHESHDGHHHHH, from the coding sequence ATGTCGTTTTCACTGATGGGATGCTCGGGTAATTCCCAAACAAACGGAACTACTGCACTTTTTGAAACGAAAGCAGAAGCTGAAAAAGCAGCAAAAAATTTCAATTGCACTGGAGCTCATAAGATGGGAGATAAATGGATGCCTTGCAAAAGTCATACAGATCATGAATCTCATGATGGGCATCACCATCATCACTAA
- a CDS encoding Fur family transcriptional regulator, producing MSKSKPEITRRQQQLLNELKKCTDELSGQELHRQLHNGEKVMGLTTVYRNLQALVKQGLIRSRHLPNGEVLYAPVERDIHHLTCVSCGETTRLKGCPVKTTDLSKKTSKNFELLFHTLEYFGLCQNCSQQLNVG from the coding sequence ATGAGCAAAAGCAAGCCTGAAATCACTAGACGTCAACAGCAACTGCTCAATGAACTCAAGAAATGTACTGATGAATTGAGTGGGCAAGAACTGCATAGACAACTTCATAATGGTGAAAAGGTCATGGGACTGACCACGGTCTATCGAAACCTGCAAGCTCTAGTAAAGCAAGGTTTGATTCGTTCCAGACATCTTCCCAATGGTGAGGTTCTTTATGCACCAGTTGAAAGAGATATTCATCATTTAACTTGCGTAAGCTGTGGAGAAACAACACGCTTAAAGGGATGTCCGGTCAAAACAACTGATCTGTCCAAAAAAACTTCTAAAAATTTTGAGCTTTTGTTTCATACTCTTGAGTACTTTGGTCTCTGCCAAAATTGTTCTCAGCAACTTAATGTTGGATAA